Proteins co-encoded in one Daphnia carinata strain CSIRO-1 chromosome 3, CSIRO_AGI_Dcar_HiC_V3, whole genome shotgun sequence genomic window:
- the LOC130693562 gene encoding neuropeptide-like protein 31, giving the protein MNRNLIAVFALLVAMLIAVDGKPIFGLLDGLFGHDHHHHYYDHGHHGYGHYGGYPGLYGGYPIGYYPPYGYGGYHYGK; this is encoded by the exons ATGAATCGCAATCTG ATTGCAGTTTTCGCGCTCTTGGTGGCGATGTTGATTGCAGTGGATGGCAAACCTATTTTCGGTTTGCTGGACGGTCTGTTTGGTCatgatcatcatcatcattactACGATCACGGCCACCATGGTTACGGACATTACGGTGGTTATCCAGGTCTTTACGGAGGCTACCCAATTGGCTACTATCCTCCTTACGGATACGGTGGCTATCATTACggcaaataa